TCACATTGGACGGATCGTGGTATTGGCTCATGCGCCTTCTCCTTCAGGCCAGTAAAAGGGGTTGCGTTGCCGCACGTTAGAGAGGATGTCGATCAATGAGGTAGAGCAGCGGGTATAGAAATAGCCACACAATATCGACGAAATGCCAATATAAGGCAAAGTTTTCTATAGGGGCTACATACCCCGAGGTAAAATCACCCCTTTGGGCCCTCCACATCAACCAGAACAGAATACCTACGCCGATAATCATATGCAGCGCGTGCATGCCGGTCATGGCGAAGTAGAGCGAAAAATAGATCTGCACCTTCTGCGCCATATCAGGCGCTAGAGGCTTTTCCTTGAGACCATAGGCCTCAGGATTCACAAATTGCGAAACGTCAAAGTGTGCGCCCGGAATGTGGTGAAGTTCCCACTTCTCGTGATATTCGTCATACTTAATCCCGAGGAAGACGAATCCAAAGACGGTCGTCAGCACAAGGAAGAGTAGGAGTAGGCCTTTTTTGCGCACCTCAGCCGCCCACACAGCCAGTGCCATGAAGAATCCTGAGGTAATCAAGATTGCTGTATTCGTGCCTCCAAGTGGAATGCTCAATTGGTTAGAGCCAACCACAAAGGCGTCATAGTACCAGTTGCGATAGAGCAGATAGGCAAAGAACATGCCACCGAAGAACATGATTTCGGTCAGCAGGAATAGCCACATCCCGAAGGTGCCTGCCTCTCGCTGCTGCTCCTCCGTCTCAAAATGGTGACGGTGCTGCGGCAGATACTCGTGGACGTGCTCTTCCACGTGAGCCACCTCGGACGTGTTCGTATTTGTCGCTACGATCGTGTTATCCAACGGTCGTCACCTCTTGTTCCATCTTCTTAGCTAACCACTCATAGTCATAGGCTTCATGATCCATGACAGGAATTTCGATAAAGTTTTCGGTCAGGGGTGGTGACTGAATCTGCCACTCAAGTCCGGTAGCCTGCCACGGATTGTTACCGGCGATCGGGCCGTACTTCAACGACCACGCCAGATAGAGGAGAGGCAGCACATATCCCACGCCGAGTACGGTTGCGCCTGCAGTCGAGAGAACGTTGAGCACCTGGAACTCTGGCGGATACGCATGATAGCGGCGCGGCATTCCAAGATAACCGAGCACAAACTGAGGCAAGAAGGTCAGGTTGAAGCCGATGAATGTAGTAACCGCAGCCAGCTTTGAGAGGGACTCTGGATACATACGACCCGTCATCTTCGGCCACCAGAAGTGAACCCCCGAGAGGAACGCCATCAGCATACCGCCCACCATCACGAAGTGGAAGTGAGCCACGATGAAGTACGTCTCGGTCAGGTGGATGTCCATACCAAGCGCGCCCAGGAAGACGCCCGTCATACCACCAATAGTGAACAGCCCCATGAATCCGAATGCATAGAGCATCGGAGTCTCGAAAGTGATAGAACCCTTCTGAAGCGTAAATGCCCAGTTGAAAATCTTAATAGCCGAGGGAACCGCGACAAGCATCGTCAGCAGCGAGAAGACCAGCGCCGAATAATTCGACACCCCCATGATGAACATATGGTGCGCCCAGACGAAGAAGCCAAATAGCGCAATGGCCACCGAGGAGAACGCTACGGCCGTGTAGCCGAAGACGCGCTTACGAGCAAAGGTGCTGACTACCTCGGAGATCACACCCATGCCTGGCAAGATCATGATATATACGGCCGGATGTGAGTAGAACCAGAAAAGATGTTGGAACAAGAGCGGGTCTCCGCCCTTCGTCGGGTCAAAGACTCCGATTCCGATCGTGCGCTCGAGTGCGACTAGAACGAGCGTGATCGCCAGCACAGGCGTACCGAGCACCATCAAAATGGATGCGGCGTAGTGCGACCAGACAAAGAGTGGCATCCGGAACCAGGTCATACCGGGCGCACGCATCCGGTGGATCGTAACGATGAAGTTCAAGCCTGTGAAGATCGATGAGAAGCCCGCAATGAAGATACCCAGCGCCGCCGTAACGACGTGCGTGTTCAGGTAGTGCGTCGAGAGCGGCGTGGTGAAGGTCCAACCCGTGTCAACGCCACCAAGTACCAATGCTGCCATGATAAAAAGGCCACCGACCCAGTAGAGATACCAGCTCAGTAGGTTGATCTTTGGGAATGCCAGGTCTTTGGTTCCCAGCATGATGGGCATCAGGAAATTTCCCAGCGTTGCTGGTACCGATGGCACCAGGAAGAGAAAGACCATGATAATGCCGTGCATTGAAAACAGCTTGTTGTAGGTATCCGAAGCCACCAGATCGGGCTGAGGAGTCAGCAACTCCAGGCGGATCAGGCCAGCAAACGCTCCTCCAATAAAGAAGAAAATCGTAATCGAGATCAAGTAGAGGATCGCGATACGCTTATGGTCGCCAGTGAACAACCAGCTGAGCAGACCATCCTCGTTATTGAGGTAGTGCCGCTTCGGCAGGGTTGCCGTCCGTTGGTCTGGAAGATTGAGGATGGTACTACTGGTTGCGCTCATGGCTTTACCGCCCCTGGCGTTGTTGGCGCCTGTTGGTTCGAGTCCGCCGTAGTCAGGGTCTCCTGAACACGGTAATTGCTTTGAAGGGTTTTGATGAATTCAACTAGATCAATCAGACCGTCCTCGCTGATCTGTCCCTGATAAGTGGGCATGATTGGTGCATAGCCCGATGTGATGTGCTCGGATGGATTAAGAATGGCATCGCGCAGGTAAGCGTCATCGACCAAAGCCTGCGAACCATTGGTGAGCGTCAGCTTAGAGCCATAAACGCCTGCAAGGTTCGGACCCCGGGCAGTGGCGCTGCCATTATGACAAGCATTACACCCCATGCTTGCGAAGAGACGTTCTCCGTTCTGGGCCAGTGACATGCCACTCGTGGACTCCTGCGTCCACTTCTGGTAGTCCTCCGGGTTCATCACCGTGACTTCACCGATCATGGCCGAATGGTTGGTGCCGCAATATTGGGTGCAGAAAATGTGGTAGGTACCTGGGGTTGTTGCCTGAAACCACACCGTTGAGTAGCGACCGGGAATCACTTCGCGTTTGACACGGAAATCCGGAATCGAAAAGCTGTGGAAGACGTCCTGTGAGATCATCGTCAGCTGGATAGGACGCCCCGTGGGAACGTGGAGAGCGTTGATCTCGTGCTGACCACCTGGATGCTCGGCTTTCCACATCCACTGCTTGCCAACGACGTAGATGTTCATCGCGTTGGCAGGAGGGGTATAGATGCGGAAGTAGAGAATGGCGCCCCAAACGAAGGTGATCAGAAACAGACACAACGGAATGATGGTCCAGGTAGCCTCAAGCAGCGTAGAGCCTTCAATCTGCTCGGCAACCGGGTGCTTCTCCTTGCGGTAACGGATCGAGAAGCCGAAAATGAGCGTGCCCACCAGGACAAGTCCGATCACCGTAATCGTGAGCAGGAAGAAGTAGAGCGCGTCTGCATAGGGCGCGATAGTGGACGCTTCGCGCGGGAACAGCGCTGAATTGGTCAGCCACTTAATGAGAAATTGCCACAGGACTTGACTAATATGCATCGTTACCCTTTATCCGTTTCTTTCTTGGTCAGGTCGTTCTCGCGCGCGAGCTTGAACTCTTGCCCAAAGCTGAAGAAGATGAAGCCTGCCAGTCCGGCGACAGTAATGACTCCCCCCAACTGGACGACCCTGACCACTCTCAAGGAATGAGTGTTCTTCTCTGGGTCGTACTCGTAACAGTAGGTGAGGATATTTGCCACCGGTGATCCTATTTTGTTCCCTGAAGCCTCAACGAGGCCGAGCAACATGTCCTTGGGAGAGTATTCAACCCCAAGGTAGTACTGCGCCAGCCTGCCGTCAGTCGTTGCAATCTCAATGGAGCTTGCATGTGCAAACTGCGTCATGCGGCCGTCAGGCCCAGGAACACGCACATAATCAAAGCCGACGGTGTTCGTAACCGCATCAATTGCAGGGCGCTGGCCTGTAAGAAAATGCCAACCTGCGGCTGTTTCAGGGTGCCCATAACGCTTGAGGTAGAAGGCCTTCTTCTTTGCCGCTAGCTCGGACGTCTCACTGGGATCAATGCTAATGACGACGACATTGAAGTCCTTGCCCGGCGTGAGATGAACCATCATCAGGGCACTGGTAAGGCCATCGAGCTCTTCCGAGCAAAGCATCGGGCAGTCGTAATAGACCAGGGAAAGAATTACGGGCGTTTTTCCGAAATAATCCCCGAGCTTAACCGTCTTGCCCGTTTCATCCTCAAAAGTGGCGTCTAGCGGCAACTTTTGGTTGAGATGCTGCTCTACTGTGACCTTCTGGAGCATCTGGGGCAGCTGGTCACCGTGGTTCTCGCCCATCTGCTTGTCGCCATAACCGGAAACCTGAGCCGAGGCACATACGGGTAGCAAGCTGCCAAGAAGAGCACAGCCGATTGCCGCGGTCCTCCAGATCCCCCGAGTTGTCCACCTGCCTGTCATGCTTTCCCTTACTTCCTATCGTAAGTCAACGCTTTGGCGGCTGCTATTTTGCCGCGCCAGGATCTGTGTTTTCAGCACTCTCTGCCCTGTTATAGGCGAGCTTCTGCTCACGAGCGGCGATGACGTCAAGCTCATATCCGGTTCGCGCAAAACCTGTAGTCAGTGGTGCCAGAATTACTGGGTTATCATCGCCAAACATTGCCGTTTCAGTCTTCTGGCCCGCCTGCTCAACGGGCAGTCCCTGCTGAGCAATCAGCGCCATGGCATGTGTGATCGGAATCCGAATGGTGCCGTTGTCAACGCTGTAGTAGTTCAAGAGCAGATCTTCCCGGGCGTGCAGATCGGCCGTAGACTGTTCGCCATCATCGATGTCGAGACGAGGCGCAGGAAAGGTCTGAGTAATCTGCTGGAGCTGCTTTTGCTCCATCTCAGCGGCACTGGCCATGTCTTGGCGCGGAGCATTTTCTGCGGCACCAGAGTAGTCGACGTTCTGGCTCCATTTATTGACCGGCCCGTCTTCTTTCTTGATGGCGCCATTGATAACCTTGCCCAACACGAAGCAGAAGACAAAGAAGATCAACACAGAGCCAAACAGTCCGGCCAGAAATACAGCAATGCCGTTGACGTTGACGTCGGTCGTCTCATACCCCGGATGATCAGCATCGCGCACACCATGCTCGGGGTTCAGCGGTTGGTTGATCTTGTTGTGCTCAGTGGACATGTTCGGGCTCCAGCATCTCTTCAAGGTGCGGGTCGTTGACGTTGACAAGCGGCCGCGCCTTCAACTCAGTAAGGAAGTAGGCAGCCCAGATTCCAACCACTGCCACCGGGACTGTAATGTAGGCCAGAATGCCAGCGTTGTTGTGAATGTGCAGGTTGCCAGCGGCGTCCCGGAAGTTCGGCTCGATCAGCCAGAACATGTCGACAAAGCGCGCGAAGATCATCCAGCTTGCCAGCCAAATCATTTTCTTCTTGTTGCGCTTGAGATCGCGCGAGAGTAGCAAGCAGAAGGGAATCAGCCAGTGGGCAATGAAGTCCAGTGAGCAGATATACCACCAGCCGCCGTGAATGCGGTTCAAATACCAAGGAATCTCGTCCGGAATATTGCCTGACCAGATGATGAGGAACTCGGCGAAGCAGAGATAAATATTAAGCATCACGAAGGCAAGAGCAAGCTTGCCCAAGTCATGCTGCTCAGTCACGCGCAACAGCGTCTTCATCGGCTCGTAGCGCGAGAGCATAATGACGATCAGAATGCCAAGCGCCAGCACCGCATAACCTTGGCCGACAAGGAACTGGAGGCCATAGATTGACGAGTACCAGGTCACGTCGAGCGACTTGATCCAGACGATCGAGAGATCGGTCAGCAGAATGACGTAGATAAGGATGCCGATGCCGCTGAGATTTTCAAACTTGATGCGCCAGCGGTCGAAGCTGCCCTGCGTTCCGCGCAGCGGGTCGGCGTCGCGCTGCAACGACCACTTGTTCAGGAAGTAGGTGAAGGTCAGCAGGATGGCGAAGGCGATCGCGAACTGTACCAGAGCGCTCACCGGGCTGAGCATCGGACGCTTGTCATTTGCGGTCAGCGCCTGTTCGAGCGTGATCCAATGCTTCGACAGCGCCTCAGCGGTCGTCGCGGCGGTCGGATACGCGGCCCACTGGTAGAGGTGCTTCATCCAAATAGCGATCGGGATGAACAGCAGCACAAGTCCCCACAGCGTTCGGCTCATAGCCTCGAGCGGACGGCGCAGCAACAGGCCCCACTTGCCACCCGTTACATGCTGAAGCATCAACATGCAGAGACCACCGCCGGCAAAGCCGAAGCAGGTCATCCAGCCCATCAGGTAAGCGCGGATGATGTGGTTCTTGCCCTCATGCGAAAAGCCGAAGGGGATCGTCAGCAGAACGCCCAACGCGGCGACGATCAACATGCGCGTCCGCCAGCGGGAGACGACGTTCTCCGGCGCGGTCAGCGTGGCAGGGAGCGGCCGCGGCCCGTGATGGCCGTTTGCTCCGTTATGTTCGTGTCCAGACATGCGTTTCAAGCCTTCGTTCGGAAGCTTCCGAGGTTACTGCTTCGGTGCGGTTGTGCCGGCTGCTGCCGGAGAATGCGTCTTTGCCGGTGCTGCTGCGCCGGAAGCCGAACTGCCGGGATCGGGAAGCACAAAGCTTTGATCGTTCGGCGTGCCGTAAGTCGCTGTCGCGGGTAGCGTCCAAGGCTTGGCAAACGATGCGGGCAGGCCTTCCTTCTCTGCAATGCTCGCCAGTGGAGCTGTATGCTCGTTGGTCGGGATATCAGCTTCGGTCGCATGCTGGCTCAACTGGAGCGCCTTGATGTAAGCGACAATAGCCCAGCGATCTACCGGAGCGACCTGCGCGGAGTAGTCAGGCATCGCACCGTAGCCGTTCGAAATGACATAGAAGAAGTGGCCGAGCGGGGCAGCTTCAAGTCGCGCCGTGTGGAAGTCGCCGGCGTGAGCATAGCCGCGCTGCACGATCATGCCTTCACCATTGCCCACACGCGAGTGGCAAGGCGTGCAATATACGTTGTAACGCTCCTGACCACGCTCAAGCACCTTCATCGTCACGGGGAAGGGCATCACGTTGCCTTCCTTGCCATCAATCAGGCCCGTGTAGAAGTAGGTGTCCTCATGAAGCTGATTGCGCGCCACGGTGCTCGCCACCTGAGGGCGCACCGAGCGACCGTCAGCGTAGAAGGTCGTACCCCGTTGCGGGAAGAACTTTGGTTCGTCGTGCATATCCTGGCGGCAGCCGGCAGCGACGAGCGTGGCAAGCGTCGCCGTGGCAAGCGCGAGTGACCGGACTGTCTTGTTCACTTGCATATTAATGGTCCACCTCCACCACAGAGACCGCGGTGAACTGTTCAAGAAATGCCCGCGTGCCGGTGGGCGAAAACTGAGGATCAGCAGCTTCCAGGCAAAGGAAGAACTTATCTGTAGTGGCACCAACCCGGAAGTTCTGTGCATTGAAGACCGGGTGATAAAGCTGCGGCAGACCACACAGAGCGAACATGCCAAACGCTGCAGCGAGGCCTGAAAAGAGAATCGTCCACTCGTAAGCAGGAATGATGAACGCTGGCCACGAAAACAGCGGACGACCGCCAATGTTGAGAGGATACGCCCAGACGTTGATCCACGTTTCCATCGAAAAGGCCGTCGTCAAACCCATAAGGCCGCCAACCAGGCACACAAGCGGCACCCGGGTTTTGTGAAAGCGCAGTGCGCTGGCTGCCTCTTCGACCGGATAAGGCGTATAGCACTCCATGCGGCGATAACCAGCCTGGTAGGCCGCCTCGGTCGCCTCAACCAACTCACCCGGAGTATTAAACTCGGCCAGCAGGCCGTATATTCCTTCACGCGGCGGCATTAGACTGTCTCCTCACTGGTCACCTCGGCGATTGGCCCGCCGGGCGAGGTCTTCGTTTGCGGCAGCATCATCCGGATCTCCGACATCGGAATCATCGGGAGGAAACGGACGAACAGGAAGAACAGGAACGTGAACAGGCCGAGCGTGCCCACATACGTGAGATAGTCCCACTTAGTGGCACGGTAGGTGCCCCAGCTCGAGGGCAGATACTCGCGGTAAAGACTCGTGACGACGATAACGAACCGCTCAAACCACATGCCTGTGTTGATAATGAACGAGAGGACAAACAGGTAGAGCACGTTGATGCGCAGCTTGCGTGACCACAGCGTCGTCAACGGGATCGCAATGTTCGTCAGGATAAGAATCCAATACGCCCAGCCCATCGGCCCGAACATACGGTTCCACATCATGAAGAACTCCCAGTGGCTGGCCGAGTACCACGACATGAAGATTTCCATGCCGTAGCCATAGCCTACGATGCAGCCCGTGCCGAGCATGACCTTCGCCATGCAGTCGAGATGGCGCAGTGTCACCAGATCTTCGAGGTGATAGAACTTGCGGATCGGAATGGCCAATGTGATGACCATTGCGAAACCAGAGTAGATGGCGCCCGCAACAAAGTAGGGCGGGAAGATCGTCGTGTGCCACCCCGCCAAGGCGGCCACGGCGAAGTCGAAGCTGATAACCGTGTGGACCGAGAGCACCAAGGGTGTTGAGAGGCCGGCCAGGAGGAGCGAGGCCGACTCATAGCGGATCCAGTGCCGCGTCGAACCGCGCCAGCCCATGGCCATCATGCCATAGAAGTACTTGGCCAGCGGCATCGTCGCGCGGTCACGGAGCGTACCCAGGTCAGGCACCATGCCGACGTACCAGAAGACCACCGAGATCGTCGCGTAGGTCGATACCGCAAAGACGTCCCACGCCAGTGGCGACCGGAACTGCGGCCAGACATTCATCGTGTTCGGGTAAGGAAACAGCCAGTACGCCAACCACGGCCGGCCTACGTGAATCAGCGGAAAGATACCGGCGCAGCAGACAGCAAAGATCGTCATCGCTTCGGCGAAGCGGTTGATCGAGTTACGCCATGGTTGCTTGAAAAGCAGAAGAATCGCCGAAATCAACGTACCGGCATGGCCGATACCGATCCACCAGACGAAGTTGATGATGGCAAAGCCCCAGGCGCCCGGAATGGTGACGCCCCAGATGCCGACGCCTTTGAGGAACAGCCATGTCAGCGCGATGACGACGCCGGTAGCAACGAAGCCGCCGACGATGAGCCCGAAGAACCAACCGAGCGGCGTATTCGATGTCAGCACGATGCCCGCAATCTTCTGCGTCACCGACTTGAAGTTGTGGCCCGGCGCGATGACCGCGTACTCGCCAGTGCGCGGGTCGATCATCGGATCGACGACGGGGTCGTGAATGGGTCCTTTGGTCGACATTATGCCAGCTCCGGATTCGGGTTGATGACACCGGCCGTATAGGTGGTGCGGGGACGGTAGTTCAGGTCGGTCAGCACCTGGTAGTCGCGCTCCTGGGCCTTCCTCTTCGCCACCTTGCTTGTCTTGTCGTTGATGTTGCCGAACACAATAGCGTCAGTCGGGCAGGCCTGCTGGCAAGCCGTAATGATCTCGCCATCGCGGATCGGACGGTTCTCGATATCAGCCTGAATCTTGGCCGCTTCGATGCGCTGCACGCAGTAGCTGCATTTCTCCATCACGCCGCGCGAGCGCACCGTGACATCAGGGTTGCGCATGAACTTCAGGCTCTCAGTCTCGTAGTCCGAGTAGAGCAGGAAGTTGAACCGGCGCACCTTGTACGGGCAGTTGTTCGAGCAGTAGCGCGTCCCCACGCAACGGTTGTAGACCATCGTGTTCAGGCCTTCCGGAGTGTGGATCGTTGCCCCGACCGGGCAGACCTGCTCGCAGCCTGCGTTCTCGCAGTGTTGGCACATCATCGGCTGGAAGTGCGCCTTCGGCGCGTGCAAGTCGCCCTCGAAGTAGGTGTCGATGCGCAGCCACTGCATGTTGCGCCCGACCTTGACCTGCTCGCGGCCCACCACAGCGATGTTGTTCTCTGCATAGCAGCTCACGATGCAAGCGTTGCATCCGATGCAGCTATTGAGATCAACAGCCAAACCCCAGGCATTCTGCACCTGAAGCGTTGCCGGGTCTTTCTTGTCATAGCGCCAGTTGTCAGGAAAGAATGAGAGATCGTGCTCGGTGCGCTCGCCTTCGGGTGCGTAACCAACCTTCCAGGTCGACGTTCCGCTCACACTGCCTTCGTGCGCAAAGTCGGGCTGCTGCTTCGCCTCAGCGACCGTGGCGTAGCGAATGATGCCACGCTCCATCGCCTCATGACCGGCCAGCGAGTAGGTCCCGTCGACGTCATACTCTTTTTTGTTGAGATCCCACTGCGCAAAGCCGCCACGGTGCTCGATGTTGTGCACCTTCGTGACGCAGAGGTCGTATGTACCGGGAGCTTTTTTGGCGACTGCTCCCGAGATCCAATACGGGCCATCTGCTGTACGAATTTGATAGGAATCGAATCCGACACCTGCCCCTACACGACCCGCCTCTGGTCCGCGACCGAAGCCGAGATGCACCGTGATCACGCCGTCGGGATGACCAGGAGCCATCAGCACCGGAGCGATAAACCACCGGCCGTCGTAATCGACGCGAATCGGATCAGACTCCTCAACACCCAACTGCGCCATCGTCCCCATGCTCATGATCGCAGCATTGTCCCAGCTCAGATTCGTTACCTGCTTGGGAAGCTCCTGCAGCCAGCCGACGTTGGCATAGCGCCCATCATAGAGCGATGGATCAGGGCGGAACGAGATCTCGAGACCGCCTGCGGTAGGTAGTGTGGAAGCTACGCTCTTCGGCGCACCGACCGTCTTCGGCGTAAAGGCCGTATCTGCAACCCAGCCGTCGTGCAGCGCCTTGCGCCATGCGGTTGCGAAGTCACCTTTAATGTAGATCTTTGCATTGGCTTGTACGACGTTGAACGCCGAGGCCTGTTGATCGGCCAGCAAAGACTGGAAGATATCGTGTGCGCTCTTGCCGCCATAAAGTGGGGCAATCATCGGCTGGATGATCGAGATTGTGCCATCGTAAGCACGCGCGTCCGACCAGCTTTCCAGATAGTGCGTCTTGTTAAGGTGCCAAGTGGAAACCGAGCCGGTCTCGTCGACATGAGAGCCCAGATGCACCGTTACGGGAATGTTCTTGTACGCATCGGCAAAGTGCAGATCGGACGGCGCTGAATAAACCGGATTGACGCCCAGCACGACCAGCCACTGAACCTTGCCCGCGTTCATGTCGGCGACCAAGGCCTTCAGATCAGCAACCTGCTCACTCGGCAATGGATTCACTGTCTCGGTGTAAACGACCGTCTTGCCCACTGCGCCCAGCGAAGCGTTCAGTGCAAATGCCGCAGCGTGAATCTCAGGAACCGACTGCTCGCCAGGAATCACCACACAGCGACCGCCGGCTTTCTTGAGGTCAGCAAGCACTGCATTGAAGAACTTCTGCTGATCTGGCGTCGCGTTTTGCGGGGCCGCACCGCTGGCAAGCGCTTGCGCGAAGGCCGCCAAATCGCTCGGTTTGAGCGCCAGTCTGTGTTCCGCCTTGAAACCAGTCACCGTCGGCATTGTTTCAACGACGTAGAGCCGGTTCATCTCCTTGTCTTCTTCGTAACGGTGCCGCTCGGCGTAAGCCGCAGCCATCGGCAGGAAGCCTGGCTGTGCAATGCCTCCGAGGAAGTCGGCATCAAGTGAAAGAATTACATCGGCATCCTCAAGCTTGTACTGAGGATCGAGATAATCACCGAAAGCTGCCTTAGTTGCCGCGCGCGATGCATCGCGGTTCACCGGTTCCCACTGCACCAGCTTCGCCTGCGGAAAGGCTGCCTGCACTTGCTTCCACTGCCCAGCCAACGTCGGTGAAGTGATTTCTTCGCTTAGGAAGTAGAGCCCCTGCCCCCCCGGTAACTTCTGAGCGGCAGACGCAAACGCGTGCTGGAAATCTCCCCACATCGCGCCCT
This is a stretch of genomic DNA from Edaphobacter acidisoli. It encodes these proteins:
- a CDS encoding cytochrome c oxidase subunit 3 family protein; this encodes MEEHVHEYLPQHRHHFETEEQQREAGTFGMWLFLLTEIMFFGGMFFAYLLYRNWYYDAFVVGSNQLSIPLGGTNTAILITSGFFMALAVWAAEVRKKGLLLLFLVLTTVFGFVFLGIKYDEYHEKWELHHIPGAHFDVSQFVNPEAYGLKEKPLAPDMAQKVQIYFSLYFAMTGMHALHMIIGVGILFWLMWRAQRGDFTSGYVAPIENFALYWHFVDIVWLFLYPLLYLIDRHPL
- a CDS encoding cytochrome c oxidase subunit I; this translates as MSATSSTILNLPDQRTATLPKRHYLNNEDGLLSWLFTGDHKRIAILYLISITIFFFIGGAFAGLIRLELLTPQPDLVASDTYNKLFSMHGIIMVFLFLVPSVPATLGNFLMPIMLGTKDLAFPKINLLSWYLYWVGGLFIMAALVLGGVDTGWTFTTPLSTHYLNTHVVTAALGIFIAGFSSIFTGLNFIVTIHRMRAPGMTWFRMPLFVWSHYAASILMVLGTPVLAITLVLVALERTIGIGVFDPTKGGDPLLFQHLFWFYSHPAVYIMILPGMGVISEVVSTFARKRVFGYTAVAFSSVAIALFGFFVWAHHMFIMGVSNYSALVFSLLTMLVAVPSAIKIFNWAFTLQKGSITFETPMLYAFGFMGLFTIGGMTGVFLGALGMDIHLTETYFIVAHFHFVMVGGMLMAFLSGVHFWWPKMTGRMYPESLSKLAAVTTFIGFNLTFLPQFVLGYLGMPRRYHAYPPEFQVLNVLSTAGATVLGVGYVLPLLYLAWSLKYGPIAGNNPWQATGLEWQIQSPPLTENFIEIPVMDHEAYDYEWLAKKMEQEVTTVG
- the coxB gene encoding cytochrome c oxidase subunit II, whose protein sequence is MHISQVLWQFLIKWLTNSALFPREASTIAPYADALYFFLLTITVIGLVLVGTLIFGFSIRYRKEKHPVAEQIEGSTLLEATWTIIPLCLFLITFVWGAILYFRIYTPPANAMNIYVVGKQWMWKAEHPGGQHEINALHVPTGRPIQLTMISQDVFHSFSIPDFRVKREVIPGRYSTVWFQATTPGTYHIFCTQYCGTNHSAMIGEVTVMNPEDYQKWTQESTSGMSLAQNGERLFASMGCNACHNGSATARGPNLAGVYGSKLTLTNGSQALVDDAYLRDAILNPSEHITSGYAPIMPTYQGQISEDGLIDLVEFIKTLQSNYRVQETLTTADSNQQAPTTPGAVKP
- a CDS encoding SCO family protein, yielding MGENHGDQLPQMLQKVTVEQHLNQKLPLDATFEDETGKTVKLGDYFGKTPVILSLVYYDCPMLCSEELDGLTSALMMVHLTPGKDFNVVVISIDPSETSELAAKKKAFYLKRYGHPETAAGWHFLTGQRPAIDAVTNTVGFDYVRVPGPDGRMTQFAHASSIEIATTDGRLAQYYLGVEYSPKDMLLGLVEASGNKIGSPVANILTYCYEYDPEKNTHSLRVVRVVQLGGVITVAGLAGFIFFSFGQEFKLARENDLTKKETDKG
- a CDS encoding c-type cytochrome, with protein sequence MQVNKTVRSLALATATLATLVAAGCRQDMHDEPKFFPQRGTTFYADGRSVRPQVASTVARNQLHEDTYFYTGLIDGKEGNVMPFPVTMKVLERGQERYNVYCTPCHSRVGNGEGMIVQRGYAHAGDFHTARLEAAPLGHFFYVISNGYGAMPDYSAQVAPVDRWAIVAYIKALQLSQHATEADIPTNEHTAPLASIAEKEGLPASFAKPWTLPATATYGTPNDQSFVLPDPGSSASGAAAPAKTHSPAAAGTTAPKQ
- a CDS encoding DUF3341 domain-containing protein codes for the protein MPPREGIYGLLAEFNTPGELVEATEAAYQAGYRRMECYTPYPVEEAASALRFHKTRVPLVCLVGGLMGLTTAFSMETWINVWAYPLNIGGRPLFSWPAFIIPAYEWTILFSGLAAAFGMFALCGLPQLYHPVFNAQNFRVGATTDKFFLCLEAADPQFSPTGTRAFLEQFTAVSVVEVDH
- the nrfD gene encoding NrfD/PsrC family molybdoenzyme membrane anchor subunit, translating into MSTKGPIHDPVVDPMIDPRTGEYAVIAPGHNFKSVTQKIAGIVLTSNTPLGWFFGLIVGGFVATGVVIALTWLFLKGVGIWGVTIPGAWGFAIINFVWWIGIGHAGTLISAILLLFKQPWRNSINRFAEAMTIFAVCCAGIFPLIHVGRPWLAYWLFPYPNTMNVWPQFRSPLAWDVFAVSTYATISVVFWYVGMVPDLGTLRDRATMPLAKYFYGMMAMGWRGSTRHWIRYESASLLLAGLSTPLVLSVHTVISFDFAVAALAGWHTTIFPPYFVAGAIYSGFAMVITLAIPIRKFYHLEDLVTLRHLDCMAKVMLGTGCIVGYGYGMEIFMSWYSASHWEFFMMWNRMFGPMGWAYWILILTNIAIPLTTLWSRKLRINVLYLFVLSFIINTGMWFERFVIVVTSLYREYLPSSWGTYRATKWDYLTYVGTLGLFTFLFFLFVRFLPMIPMSEIRMMLPQTKTSPGGPIAEVTSEETV
- a CDS encoding TAT-variant-translocated molybdopterin oxidoreductase gives rise to the protein MKTSGNTTTGTDETMAETKTGTGAEPVVITEIAPAKLTLAEVRAKLDGKTGRRFWKNLDELAETPAFHEMMREEFPRQSTEWVDAVSRRGFLKVMGASMALAGLAGCTKQPDEPIYPYVKQPEDLVLGKPMYFASAHPFPTGAIPVLIKSDAFRPIKVDGNPEHPVSKGRSDAFTQGTLLDLYDPDRSQHILYRGEGAMWGDFQHAFASAAQKLPGGQGLYFLSEEITSPTLAGQWKQVQAAFPQAKLVQWEPVNRDASRAATKAAFGDYLDPQYKLEDADVILSLDADFLGGIAQPGFLPMAAAYAERHRYEEDKEMNRLYVVETMPTVTGFKAEHRLALKPSDLAAFAQALASGAAPQNATPDQQKFFNAVLADLKKAGGRCVVIPGEQSVPEIHAAAFALNASLGAVGKTVVYTETVNPLPSEQVADLKALVADMNAGKVQWLVVLGVNPVYSAPSDLHFADAYKNIPVTVHLGSHVDETGSVSTWHLNKTHYLESWSDARAYDGTISIIQPMIAPLYGGKSAHDIFQSLLADQQASAFNVVQANAKIYIKGDFATAWRKALHDGWVADTAFTPKTVGAPKSVASTLPTAGGLEISFRPDPSLYDGRYANVGWLQELPKQVTNLSWDNAAIMSMGTMAQLGVEESDPIRVDYDGRWFIAPVLMAPGHPDGVITVHLGFGRGPEAGRVGAGVGFDSYQIRTADGPYWISGAVAKKAPGTYDLCVTKVHNIEHRGGFAQWDLNKKEYDVDGTYSLAGHEAMERGIIRYATVAEAKQQPDFAHEGSVSGTSTWKVGYAPEGERTEHDLSFFPDNWRYDKKDPATLQVQNAWGLAVDLNSCIGCNACIVSCYAENNIAVVGREQVKVGRNMQWLRIDTYFEGDLHAPKAHFQPMMCQHCENAGCEQVCPVGATIHTPEGLNTMVYNRCVGTRYCSNNCPYKVRRFNFLLYSDYETESLKFMRNPDVTVRSRGVMEKCSYCVQRIEAAKIQADIENRPIRDGEIITACQQACPTDAIVFGNINDKTSKVAKRKAQERDYQVLTDLNYRPRTTYTAGVINPNPELA